From the Microbacterium thalassium genome, one window contains:
- a CDS encoding prolyl oligopeptidase family serine peptidase, with the protein MSQVLPFGSWPSPLSAADVAVASGRVEGARFVGDEVWWGETVPDEGGRTAVRRLTASGGIEDVLPAPWNARSGVHEYGGGAWTTTADGTLVFVEKADQRVWALEPGGAPWPLTPEAGDTRYGGLTYQHGTLLAVREQHGDARVPARDIVTIAFDGTGAEHLVSDSDFLAQPALSPGGTHLAWIAWDHPAMPWDRTELRIGRIVDGTVAEWTAIAGGETAPLQPTWLGPDELVYLDDPTGRWNVWSVRLSAGLDRHAVAAADADTGGPLWVLGLRWYARLADGRILAVRTNGADRLVVLDPSTDGERTIDTPLSAGLNVEDVQGTRALVTGAGLDRPGGLWLVDVDADPATTPVRGGESPWGAEWMARPEAVTYSGPRGPVHAFRYPPTNPEAQAPEGELPPYVVFVHGGPTTHVGGAASAKIAYLTSRGIGVLDVNYGGSTGYGRDYRERLLGEWGVVDVEDVIAAARGLAAAGHADPARIAIAGGSAGGWTVLCSLVASDVFAAGVSRYGVADLRSLLEDTHDFESRYLDSMVGPMPASAHVYIERSPLNRLKRLSTPLLIEQGLEDAVVPPSQSERVRDALAAAGIPHAYLAFEGEGHGFRRAETVVATLEAELSFFGQILGFEPAEVPALTLE; encoded by the coding sequence ATGTCGCAGGTGCTGCCGTTCGGATCCTGGCCGTCCCCTCTCTCCGCCGCCGACGTCGCCGTCGCGTCGGGCCGTGTCGAGGGAGCGCGCTTCGTCGGTGACGAGGTGTGGTGGGGCGAGACCGTCCCCGACGAGGGCGGGCGGACGGCGGTGCGCCGCCTGACCGCATCCGGCGGCATCGAGGACGTCCTCCCCGCTCCCTGGAACGCGCGCTCGGGCGTCCACGAGTACGGCGGCGGGGCGTGGACCACGACCGCGGACGGCACGCTGGTGTTCGTCGAGAAGGCCGATCAGCGCGTGTGGGCGCTCGAGCCCGGCGGCGCACCCTGGCCCCTCACGCCCGAAGCCGGCGACACGCGCTACGGCGGGCTGACATACCAGCACGGCACGCTGCTCGCGGTGCGCGAGCAGCACGGCGACGCCCGCGTCCCGGCGCGAGACATCGTGACGATCGCCTTCGACGGCACGGGAGCCGAGCACCTGGTCTCGGACAGCGACTTCCTCGCCCAGCCGGCGCTCTCCCCCGGCGGCACGCACCTCGCGTGGATCGCGTGGGACCACCCCGCGATGCCGTGGGACCGCACCGAGCTGCGCATCGGACGCATCGTGGACGGGACCGTCGCCGAGTGGACCGCCATCGCCGGCGGCGAGACGGCGCCGCTGCAGCCGACATGGCTCGGCCCCGACGAGCTCGTCTACCTGGACGACCCGACCGGACGGTGGAACGTGTGGAGCGTCCGCCTGTCGGCGGGACTCGACCGTCATGCGGTCGCCGCCGCCGACGCCGACACCGGCGGCCCCCTGTGGGTGCTGGGGCTGCGGTGGTACGCGCGCCTGGCCGACGGCAGGATCCTCGCCGTCCGCACGAACGGAGCCGACCGGCTCGTCGTCCTCGACCCGTCGACCGACGGCGAGCGCACGATCGACACGCCGCTGTCGGCGGGGCTGAACGTCGAGGACGTCCAGGGCACCAGGGCGCTCGTCACCGGCGCCGGCCTCGACCGCCCCGGCGGGCTGTGGCTCGTCGACGTCGACGCCGATCCGGCCACGACGCCCGTGCGCGGGGGCGAGAGCCCGTGGGGCGCCGAGTGGATGGCACGGCCCGAGGCCGTCACCTACTCGGGCCCGCGCGGACCGGTGCACGCGTTCCGCTATCCGCCCACGAATCCCGAGGCACAGGCCCCCGAGGGTGAGCTGCCCCCGTACGTGGTGTTCGTCCACGGCGGCCCGACCACGCACGTCGGCGGCGCGGCCAGCGCCAAGATCGCGTACCTCACCAGCCGCGGCATCGGCGTGCTCGACGTCAACTACGGCGGGTCGACCGGGTACGGACGCGACTACCGCGAGCGGCTGCTCGGCGAGTGGGGCGTCGTGGACGTCGAGGACGTCATCGCCGCCGCCCGGGGACTCGCCGCGGCCGGTCACGCCGACCCGGCCCGCATCGCGATCGCGGGCGGCTCGGCGGGCGGTTGGACGGTGCTGTGCTCGCTCGTCGCGTCGGACGTCTTCGCCGCGGGCGTGAGCCGCTACGGCGTCGCGGATCTGCGCTCGCTGCTGGAGGACACCCATGACTTCGAGTCGCGGTACCTCGACAGCATGGTCGGGCCGATGCCCGCATCCGCCCATGTCTACATCGAGCGGTCGCCGCTGAACCGCCTCAAGCGGCTGTCCACCCCGCTGCTGATCGAGCAGGGACTCGAGGACGCGGTGGTGCCGCCGTCGCAGTCCGAGCGCGTGCGCGACGCCCTCGCCGCCGCCGGCATCCCGCACGCCTACCTGGCGTTCGAGGGCGAGGGGCACGGCTTCCGGCGCGCCGAGACGGTCGTGGCGACACTCGAGGCCGAGCTGTCGTTCTTCGGCCAGATCCTCGGGTTCGAGCCCGCGGAGGTGCCGGCTCTGACGCTGGAGTGA
- the lexA gene encoding transcriptional repressor LexA, with translation MSEASGREKAPADKPQTRRRKSLSDKQLAILEVIQRSISRHGYPPSMREIGDAVGLKSLSSVTHQLNQLELSGYLRRDPGKTRAMEVLIDLPGAAAENPADTAPALGDAALVPLVGRIAAGVPITADQQVEEIFPLPRQLVGKGELFMLKVSGESMIDAAICDGDWVVVRSQPTAENGDIVAAMLDGEATVKTFRQRDGHTWLLPRNSAFEPILGDEAVVLGKVVALLRAV, from the coding sequence ATGAGCGAGGCGAGCGGACGCGAGAAGGCGCCGGCAGACAAGCCGCAGACGCGGCGCCGCAAGAGCCTGAGCGACAAGCAGCTGGCGATCCTCGAGGTCATCCAGCGCTCGATCTCCCGGCACGGCTACCCGCCGAGCATGCGCGAGATCGGCGACGCGGTCGGACTCAAGTCGCTCTCGAGCGTCACGCACCAGCTGAACCAGCTCGAGCTGAGCGGCTACCTGCGCCGCGACCCCGGCAAGACGCGCGCGATGGAGGTCCTGATCGACCTGCCGGGGGCCGCAGCCGAGAACCCCGCCGACACCGCCCCCGCGCTCGGCGATGCCGCCCTCGTGCCGCTGGTCGGCCGCATCGCCGCGGGCGTCCCCATCACGGCGGACCAGCAGGTCGAGGAGATCTTCCCGCTCCCCCGCCAGCTCGTGGGCAAGGGCGAGCTGTTCATGCTCAAGGTCTCGGGCGAGTCCATGATCGACGCCGCGATCTGCGACGGGGACTGGGTCGTCGTGCGATCGCAGCCGACGGCCGAGAACGGCGACATCGTCGCCGCGATGCTCGACGGCGAGGCCACGGTCAAGACCTTCCGCCAGCGCGACGGTCACACGTGGCTGCTGCCGCGCAATTCCGCGTTCGAGCCCATCCTCGGCGACGAGGCCGTCGTGCTCGGGAAGGTCGTGGCGCTGCTGCGCGCGGTCTGA
- a CDS encoding histidinol-phosphate transaminase yields MTVRLDDLPLRDDLRGRKPYGAPQAPLPVALNVNENTHPVPEEVADDILDAIALALREVNRYPDREFTGLREAFAGYLGHGLTRDQIWAANGSNEVLQHILQAFAGPGRTAFGFSPTYSMYPLLTRGTGAEWREGEREADFSVSAVSAAEQVGEARPDVVFLCSPNNPTGTPMTLDVIEAVYDATDGIVIVDEAYHEFAPHDVPSALTLLPGRERLVVSRTMSKAFAFAGARVGYLAADPAFIDALRLVRLPYHLSALTQAAATAALGHADTMLAMVDDIVVQRDRISATLEALGYEPYESWSNFVLFGGVDEPARVWERLYERGVLIRDIGIPHHLRVSAGTEEETTAFLDALASIDSAS; encoded by the coding sequence ATGACCGTTCGACTCGACGATCTGCCCCTCCGCGACGATCTTCGCGGCCGCAAGCCCTACGGAGCGCCGCAGGCGCCGCTGCCGGTCGCGCTCAACGTCAACGAGAACACCCATCCTGTTCCCGAAGAGGTCGCCGACGACATCCTCGACGCGATCGCGCTCGCGCTGCGCGAGGTGAACCGGTACCCGGATCGCGAGTTCACGGGCCTGCGCGAGGCCTTCGCGGGCTACCTCGGCCACGGGCTGACGCGGGATCAGATCTGGGCGGCGAACGGGTCCAACGAAGTGCTCCAGCACATCCTGCAGGCCTTCGCAGGGCCTGGGCGCACCGCGTTCGGCTTCTCGCCGACGTACTCGATGTACCCGCTGCTCACGCGGGGGACCGGGGCCGAGTGGCGAGAAGGCGAGCGCGAAGCCGATTTCTCGGTCAGCGCCGTCAGCGCCGCCGAGCAGGTGGGCGAAGCACGGCCGGACGTCGTCTTCCTGTGCTCCCCGAACAACCCCACCGGCACCCCGATGACGCTCGACGTCATCGAGGCCGTGTACGACGCGACCGACGGCATCGTGATCGTCGACGAGGCGTATCACGAGTTCGCGCCGCACGACGTCCCGTCGGCGCTGACGCTGCTGCCGGGCCGCGAGCGGCTGGTGGTCTCGCGCACGATGAGCAAGGCGTTCGCCTTCGCCGGCGCCCGGGTGGGCTACCTCGCCGCCGACCCCGCGTTCATCGACGCGCTGCGACTGGTCCGGCTGCCGTACCACCTGAGCGCCCTGACGCAGGCGGCGGCGACCGCGGCCCTCGGGCACGCCGACACGATGCTCGCGATGGTCGACGACATCGTCGTCCAGCGCGACCGCATCTCCGCGACCCTCGAGGCGCTGGGCTACGAGCCGTACGAGTCGTGGTCCAACTTCGTGCTGTTCGGCGGGGTGGACGAGCCCGCGCGGGTGTGGGAGCGCCTGTACGAGCGCGGCGTCCTCATCCGCGACATCGGCATCCCGCACCACCTGCGCGTGTCGGCCGGCACCGAGGAGGAGACGACCGCGTTCCTGGACGCGCTCGCGTCGATAGACTCGGCCTCATGA
- a CDS encoding LysM peptidoglycan-binding domain-containing protein, which produces MTAISFPTPVARRRARFAPQFAESPRTRLRLTPRGRRVLAAIAALPAAVALSIAVIGGGAALASRDDGAVAGTFETVTVDPGESLWSIAQEVAPMADPRDVVDAISRLNALDGGVLRAGQTLAIPLEYSADQ; this is translated from the coding sequence ATGACCGCGATCAGCTTCCCCACTCCCGTCGCACGTCGTCGCGCCCGGTTCGCGCCGCAGTTCGCGGAGTCGCCGCGCACCCGTCTGCGACTGACGCCGCGCGGCCGTCGTGTGCTGGCGGCCATCGCGGCGCTTCCGGCCGCCGTCGCGCTCTCGATCGCCGTGATCGGCGGCGGCGCGGCGCTCGCGAGTCGCGATGACGGCGCCGTCGCGGGAACCTTCGAGACGGTCACCGTCGATCCGGGCGAGTCCCTGTGGTCGATCGCGCAAGAGGTCGCGCCGATGGCCGACCCGCGCGACGTCGTCGATGCGATCTCGCGCCTCAACGCGCTCGACGGCGGCGTGCTGCGCGCGGGTCAGACGCTGGCGATCCCGCTGGAGTACTCGGCGGATCAGTGA